ggaagaagGGTGGCTGGGGATGGATAGATTAGCTCTTGAAGGACTGAGACCTGGTCTTGGTTGATCATGTGCCCCACTCCTGTCTGCTCCAACACAGTTTGCAGCAGTGCAGGCACTGCTTTCTACAGGTCTCCTCACCCCTAATTTTCTCTCCACCCCCAGGCAGAGTGGCGTGAAGAGGTAAAGctgcattttgaaaaaattaagtcaGAAGGGACCTGTCTGCACCGCCTAGAAGAAGAGCTGGTGATGCGGAGGAGGGAGGAGCTCAGGTGTGTGTTTTGGGAAGGTGATTTCACCAATAGCAGGGCCTGCAGACCAGTTCCCAGAGACTGGGATAAATTATGGCACCAGGTGAAGCCAGCTCAGCTTGGGGACCCTTCTGCCCATTTCAGACACGCCTTGGACATCAGGGAACACTATGAGCGGAAGCTGGAGAGAGCCAACAACCTGTACATGGAACTTAATGCCCTCATGTTGCAGCTGGAGCTGAAGGAACGGGAGCTACTCAGGTAATCACACACACCCTCATACACCAAATCCCGTCTTCCTGGAGCTGTGCCTGACTTGGAGATCCTACTGAGCCTCGGTCCCCATTCCTGGTCCCATGCCCAGCTAACGTGTTTTGTCTTTAGGAGGGAGCAAGCTTTAGAGCGGAGGTGCCCAGGTCTGCTGAAGTCACACCCTTCCCGAGGCCTCCTGCACGGGAACACAAtggagaagctcatcaagaagagGAATGTCCCACAGAAGCTGTCACCCCACAGCAAAAGGTAGCACCAGAGTTTACAAGTGCCATCACTTGTGAATGGCAAGGGGGATGCTGGAGAGGCAGGAGTAGGGCTCAAAGATGCCAGGAAGACGGATACTGAGATGGGAGAGAGGTGCCTTGTACTGCTTGAGGTTAGGGAGTGCTTTCATGTGATAAATTTGTTAATCTCCAACTTGCACTTTCCCTCTCCCACCAGGCCAGATATCCTCAAGACTGAGTCTTTGCTACCCAAGCTAGATGCAGCCCTGAGTGGGGTGGGGCTTCCTGGGTGTGCCAAGGGCCCCCCCTCACCAGGACGGAGTCGCCGTGGCAAGACCCGTCACCGCAAGGCCAGCGCCAAGGGCAGCTGTGGGGACCTGCCCGGGCTTCGTGTTGTGCCACCCCATGAACCTGGGGGACCAGGAAGCCCAGTGGGGCTAGGAGGGGGACCCTCAGCCTGGGAAGCCTGCCCTCCAGCCCTCCGTGGGCTCCACCATGACCTCCTGCTCCGGAAGATGTCTTCATCGTCCCCCGACCTGCTGTCAGCAGCATTGGGAGCCCGGGGCCGGGGGGCTACAGGGGGAGCTGGGGACCCTGGCTCACCACCTCCAGCCCGGGGCGACACCCCGCCAAGTGAGGGCTCGGCACCCGGCTCCACCAGCCCGGATTCACCAGGGGGAGCCAAAGGGGAGCCACCTCCACCAGTAGGGCCTGGTGACGGTGTAGGGCTGCTAGGAACTGGAAGGGAAGGGACGGCGGGACGGGGAGGAAGCCGGGCTGGGTCCCAGCACTTGACCCCAGCTGCACTGCTGTACAGGGCTGCTGTCACCAGAAGTCAGGTAAAGTATGGAATGGCTCCTGagctcttcctctttccttcttccccatGGGGTGCGGTGCAAGTCCTTAATTTACCTCCCATGTTAGGTTCTTGATCTTAAGCCATTCCCGACTTAACCCTTTATAACCATGTTTCCTTATCCTGGGTCCTTGATGACCTCTTCCCCCTTTGACCACAGTCCGCTCATCTCTCCTGCAGAAACGTGGCATCTcatcagaggaagaggaaggagaggtggaCAGTGAAGTAGAGCTGACCTCAAGCCAGAGGTGAGTGATGGAATCAGGAGGTAATGGCATTCTTTGCTTTCTGAACTGCAAGGTGTAGTCAAGCTATAATCCTGGTCTGCCCAACATACAGGTGGTCTCAGGGCCTGAACATGCGCCAGTCGCTATCTACCTTCAGCTCAGAGAATCCATCAGATGGGGAGGAAGGCACAGCTAGTGAGCCTTCCCCCAGTGGCACACCTGAAGTTGGCAGTACGAACACTGATGAGCGGCCAGATGAGCGGTCTGATGACATGTGCTCCCAGGGCTCAGAAATCCCACTGGACCCACCTTCGTCAGAGGTGGTTACTGGCCGGGAACCCAGCTCTTTGCCCATCCCACACCACAACCTACTCAGAGGGGAGCAGGTGAGTCGCAACCAACCAGGTATTGGACAGGGAGCAGATGTCCAGTCATTTGAGAGCTGCTGGGGAGACAGATGCAGAGGCCAGAAAGATAGGTACTTAGCCCCTGTGTCACTCTGTATCTGAAGCTGTTTCCTCCCGTACTAAAGAGCAAATATCCACATGGTAGAATTTGGGAGGTCTAGAGTACCTAGCAAGGTTGCGTGCACGGTACCTATAAATTGCAGCCAGGGAGGAATCCTGAAACTAGGAGTCTGGTGCCTTGGAGAATGGCCTGAGCAACTGAAATCTGGAGACAGTAAAACCACTAAACCTGCAACTACAAAGACCACAGTGAAGGATCCTGAAGCAATCTATTTGCCAAGAGATGCTGAGCCACACATCATTGCCTTTCTGCTCTTCTTCACAGGGCCCTCCCAACTCTGAGGACTCAGACTGTGACAGCACTGAACTGGAAAATGCCAACAGTGGTGAAGCCTTGcggcccccagcctccctccctccatgaAAGCCACTCTTACCCTTGTAcatagagaaatatttatataagtaatatatatgCGCCACATAATCAACAAAAGACAGGGCTATCCCAGCCTAAGTCTGGCTCAAGGGAGACTGACCCCTGACCAAGTCACCTGATAAACTCTAGGGACACTGGCAGCTGTGGAAATGAAAGACAAGTACTGCCCTAGAGATATGGGTAAGGGCAAACTGGCCCCTTCCTGCTTCACTCCAATACGTTCAGCAAGTGGTGAGGCAACAAAAAGCCAAACTTGCCTAGTTTCCTCTCTATTCTTTCTGCCCAAACCCTGAGGAGCAGGAAAGGGAGCCATTTAGACTGCACTTTTTTGTTTTCCGTTTACTCTGTTTACACATTTTGCACTTGGGAGGAGGGAGGCTAAGGCTGGGTCCTCCCCTCTGAGGTTTCTCAGGTGGCAATGTAATTTCTTTGTCCCTCCATCTCTCTGCCCAAGCGCTGGCTTAGGGACTAGGGGGAGGCCAGGAGATTGTGAAAGCATGTGATGGCTCAGGCTGAAGAACTGGGGTGTTGTTTTAAGTCCCTGCTTTTATCTTGGTGCCTGACTGGGGTGGGGACTGTCATATTGTAACCCCTGTGAAAAAACCTTGAAATATAACCACTCCATGCAGGCAAGTGTTGAGGGTTTTCTTGGTGACTGAATGGGGTAGCCTGCATGGTTAAGCAGGAGCCTTGGGCTCCAGACGTTATCTGAGGACTCTGAGTGACTTCCTCCTGTTATGCTTTTCTCACTAACAAACTGAACATCACTTACAGCCCCAACCTTGTAAAATCTACATAAATGGGAACAGGTCTGTCTTTATAAAGGATTCTAGTAGGAACCATAAAACacccattctttttaaaaacaggagaCTGCAGTTTTAGTCTGGACAAGAGTACAGGCATTCCCAGCAACCTGAATCCCAGTGAGACACACATTCAGCTGCTtccatgtgtatgcatgtgcatccttccccacccacccagtGGAAGTGCTTGCTTACACTTTGCAGACATATCTTAGGAAAATATAACCCCCCCCCATCTATTGGACCAAGGGCACAACCAGCTTGCTGTAGCTAATTAAGGTCACTCTGCAATGCAGGCTCAAGGGCTA
This Physeter macrocephalus isolate SW-GA unplaced genomic scaffold, ASM283717v5 random_1777, whole genome shotgun sequence DNA region includes the following protein-coding sequences:
- the MAP3K12 gene encoding mitogen-activated protein kinase kinase kinase 12 isoform X2, translating into MIWAHRSPLHRGPEAMACLHETRTPSPSFGGFVSTLSEASMRKLDPDTSDCTPEKDLTPTHVLQLHEQDAGGPGGATGSPESRASRVRADEVRLQCQSGSGFLEGLFGCLRPVWTMIGKAYSTEHKQQQEDLWEVPFEEILDLQWVGSGAQGAVFLGRFHGEEVAVKKVRDLKETDIKHLRKLKHPNIITFKGVCTQAPCYCILMEFCAQGQLYEVLRAGRPVTPSLLVDWSMGIAGGMNYLHLHKIIHRDLKSPNMLITYDDVVKISDFGTSKELSDKSTKMSFAGTVAWMAPEVIRNEPVSEKVDIWSFGVVLWELLTGEIPYKDVDSSAIIWGVGSNSLHLPVPSSCPDGFKILLRQCWNSKPRNRPSFRQILLHLDIASADVLSTPQETYFKSQAEWREEVKLHFEKIKSEGTCLHRLEEELVMRRREELRHALDIREHYERKLERANNLYMELNALMLQLELKERELLRREQALERRCPGLLKSHPSRGLLHGNTMEKLIKKRNVPQKLSPHSKRPDILKTESLLPKLDAALSGVGLPGCAKGPPSPGRSRRGKTRHRKASAKGSCGDLPGLRVVPPHEPGGPGSPVGLGGGPSAWEACPPALRGLHHDLLLRKMSSSSPDLLSAALGARGRGATGGAGDPGSPPPARGDTPPSEGSAPGSTSPDSPGGAKGEPPPPVGPGDGVGLLGTGREGTAGRGGSRAGSQHLTPAALLYRAAVTRSQKRGISSEEEEGEVDSEVELTSSQRWSQGLNMRQSLSTFSSENPSDGEEGTASEPSPSGTPEVGSTNTDERPDERSDDMCSQGSEIPLDPPSSEVVTGREPSSLPIPHHNLLRGEQGPPNSEDSDCDSTELENANSGEALRPPASLPP
- the MAP3K12 gene encoding mitogen-activated protein kinase kinase kinase 12 isoform X1, with the translated sequence MACLHETRTPSPSFGGFVSTLSEASMRKLDPDTSDCTPEKDLTPTQCVLRDVVPLGGQGGGGPSPSPGGEPPPEPFANSVLQLHEQDAGGPGGATGSPESRASRVRADEVRLQCQSGSGFLEGLFGCLRPVWTMIGKAYSTEHKQQQEDLWEVPFEEILDLQWVGSGAQGAVFLGRFHGEEVAVKKVRDLKETDIKHLRKLKHPNIITFKGVCTQAPCYCILMEFCAQGQLYEVLRAGRPVTPSLLVDWSMGIAGGMNYLHLHKIIHRDLKSPNMLITYDDVVKISDFGTSKELSDKSTKMSFAGTVAWMAPEVIRNEPVSEKVDIWSFGVVLWELLTGEIPYKDVDSSAIIWGVGSNSLHLPVPSSCPDGFKILLRQCWNSKPRNRPSFRQILLHLDIASADVLSTPQETYFKSQAEWREEVKLHFEKIKSEGTCLHRLEEELVMRRREELRCVFWEGDFTNSRACRPVPRDWDKLWHQVKPAQLGDPSAHFRHALDIREHYERKLERANNLYMELNALMLQLELKERELLRREQALERRCPGLLKSHPSRGLLHGNTMEKLIKKRNVPQKLSPHSKRPDILKTESLLPKLDAALSGVGLPGCAKGPPSPGRSRRGKTRHRKASAKGSCGDLPGLRVVPPHEPGGPGSPVGLGGGPSAWEACPPALRGLHHDLLLRKMSSSSPDLLSAALGARGRGATGGAGDPGSPPPARGDTPPSEGSAPGSTSPDSPGGAKGEPPPPVGPGDGVGLLGTGREGTAGRGGSRAGSQHLTPAALLYRAAVTRSQKRGISSEEEEGEVDSEVELTSSQRWSQGLNMRQSLSTFSSENPSDGEEGTASEPSPSGTPEVGSTNTDERPDERSDDMCSQGSEIPLDPPSSEVVTGREPSSLPIPHHNLLRGEQGPPNSEDSDCDSTELENANSGEALRPPASLPP